From the genome of Sphingobacterium kitahiroshimense, one region includes:
- a CDS encoding glycosyltransferase family 4 protein — MEILCVSHKFPPTIGGMEKQSFELINGLAPYTTVHKIVYQGDESIIKFFYLLNKRILALLLLHPNIKVIHFNDGLIAAVSLRHKGYEQLKRVVTVHGLDVVFPLAYFQRKIIPQFNKFDKIIAVSTATREASIDRGIHPDKIEVIQNGVDHSLVLDNTLAIEPVLTKYGIATKAEHLIIALGRPVKRKGISWFIKHVLPQLPSDYKLILIGPFSPTSTRKEKLLYALPSSLRHLTMLFLGFPSDQKSIRHYLRDPNFKDRLQHIGKIPTTDLQCLLRHAGLFIMPNIKVAGDMEGFGLVCLEASICGATVFASDIEGISDAIIHQKNGVLLPPEQENCWISEIKNTLEHPSLLKNRSEEFQAYSLGHYSWDKMVRAYFNLFQSLIAHS, encoded by the coding sequence ATGGAAATTCTTTGTGTAAGTCATAAATTTCCGCCCACTATCGGAGGGATGGAAAAACAAAGCTTTGAGCTTATTAACGGATTGGCTCCCTATACAACTGTACATAAAATAGTTTATCAGGGGGATGAATCTATTATCAAATTTTTTTACCTTTTAAATAAGCGGATTCTAGCGTTGCTCTTATTACATCCTAATATAAAGGTTATTCATTTTAATGATGGTCTGATTGCGGCTGTGTCTTTAAGACATAAGGGTTATGAACAGTTAAAACGGGTGGTTACTGTTCACGGCCTTGATGTGGTTTTTCCTTTAGCCTATTTTCAACGTAAAATTATTCCTCAATTCAACAAATTTGACAAAATAATAGCTGTAAGTACTGCTACAAGAGAGGCTTCCATCGATCGTGGTATTCATCCCGATAAGATTGAAGTGATTCAAAATGGTGTAGACCATAGTCTTGTCTTGGATAACACTCTGGCTATTGAACCTGTCTTAACGAAATATGGAATTGCTACAAAGGCCGAGCATCTCATCATCGCCCTAGGCAGACCTGTGAAACGAAAAGGCATTTCCTGGTTTATTAAACATGTGCTACCTCAACTTCCATCAGATTATAAGCTGATCTTAATAGGTCCTTTTTCTCCAACCTCAACAAGGAAAGAGAAATTGCTTTATGCTCTCCCATCTTCTCTACGGCATCTAACGATGTTGTTCTTAGGATTTCCATCCGATCAAAAATCTATACGTCATTATTTACGGGATCCTAATTTCAAAGATCGGTTACAGCATATCGGAAAAATTCCTACGACTGATTTGCAATGCTTGTTACGCCACGCGGGATTATTCATTATGCCTAACATCAAAGTCGCAGGCGATATGGAGGGTTTTGGTTTGGTTTGCCTGGAAGCTAGTATCTGTGGGGCGACTGTATTTGCTTCGGATATTGAAGGGATCAGTGATGCGATCATCCATCAGAAGAATGGAGTTCTTCTACCTCCTGAGCAGGAGAATTGTTGGATTTCTGAAATTAAAAATACGCTTGAACATCCTTCGCTTCTCAAGAACAGAAGCGAAGAATTTCAAGCATATTCTTTAGGACATTACAGCTGGGATAAAATGGTAAGGGCTTATTTTAATTTGTTTCAAAGCCTAATTGCACATTCTTAA
- a CDS encoding deoxyguanosinetriphosphate triphosphohydrolase: protein MSVNTSMNWKQLLSAKRWGYEHRVSDSHLIARSEFQRDYDRLIFSSPFRRLQNKTQVFPLPGAVFVHNRLTHSLEVASVGRSLGRLFYTKMKDADSEIDELYPYLQEVGNMVSAACLSHDLGNPAFGHSGEAAISTYFTEGDGRKYQEQVTKEEWADLTHFEGNANALRILTHPFNGKDDKGFALTYTSLASIVKYPCAAIDGHIKKNHHRKKYGYFASERETFETIAAELGLLEDPTNPKGYLRHPLVYLVEAADDICYNIIDLEDAHHLKILSYPEVEDLLLPLCGGEDLRARLDSLYDTASRVALLRAKAINTLTKACVDVFYNEQEQFLKGTFPSALMDALDADIVAHLKRINKISVAKIYNAPTVVQIEVAGYKVMNALLAEFVPAYLKKNKNSYDEKLVALIPHQFYTDQEDSYSKIRSVLDFVSGMTDVYAIDLYRKITGMIIPSID, encoded by the coding sequence ATGTCTGTAAATACAAGTATGAATTGGAAACAATTACTATCCGCTAAACGCTGGGGGTATGAACATCGTGTCAGTGATAGTCATTTAATAGCACGTTCAGAATTTCAACGTGATTACGATAGATTGATTTTTTCTTCTCCATTTAGAAGATTGCAGAATAAAACGCAGGTATTCCCGTTGCCAGGAGCAGTATTTGTTCACAATAGACTTACCCATAGTCTAGAAGTAGCTAGCGTCGGAAGATCATTGGGACGTTTGTTTTACACAAAGATGAAAGACGCAGATTCAGAGATTGATGAATTATATCCCTATCTACAAGAAGTCGGCAATATGGTATCTGCCGCATGTCTCTCTCATGATCTGGGAAATCCGGCATTTGGACATTCCGGTGAAGCTGCCATTTCGACTTATTTTACAGAGGGTGATGGTCGTAAATATCAAGAACAGGTAACGAAGGAAGAATGGGCAGATCTGACACATTTCGAAGGTAATGCCAATGCATTGCGAATACTGACACATCCTTTCAACGGAAAAGATGATAAAGGATTTGCTTTAACCTATACATCTTTAGCGTCAATTGTTAAATATCCTTGTGCCGCGATTGATGGTCATATCAAGAAAAATCACCACCGTAAAAAATATGGATACTTTGCATCGGAAAGAGAAACCTTTGAAACGATAGCTGCAGAGTTAGGATTGTTGGAAGACCCAACGAATCCTAAGGGGTATTTACGGCATCCATTAGTCTATCTCGTAGAGGCTGCAGATGATATTTGCTATAATATTATCGATTTAGAAGACGCACATCATTTAAAAATTTTATCTTATCCCGAAGTTGAAGATTTACTATTACCACTATGTGGAGGAGAAGATTTAAGAGCCCGTTTGGATTCTCTTTACGATACCGCCAGCCGAGTAGCACTGTTACGAGCAAAAGCAATCAATACGTTGACAAAAGCATGTGTTGATGTATTTTATAATGAGCAGGAACAATTTTTAAAAGGTACTTTTCCATCTGCACTGATGGATGCTCTAGACGCTGATATCGTAGCACATCTCAAAAGAATTAATAAAATATCAGTAGCGAAGATTTATAACGCGCCTACGGTTGTGCAGATTGAGGTAGCGGGCTATAAAGTGATGAACGCGCTCTTGGCCGAGTTTGTTCCAGCTTATCTAAAAAAGAATAAAAATAGTTACGATGAAAAATTAGTAGCACTAATTCCACATCAATTTTATACAGACCAAGAAGATTCTTATTCTAAAATTAGATCCGTTTTGGATTTTGTTTCAGGAATGACAGATGTCTATGCCATCGATCTATATCGCAAGATAACAGGTATGATTATTCCTTCAATAGATTAA
- a CDS encoding aldehyde dehydrogenase family protein has translation MIKQELKELGILATNLGSSTGQNWFATGADITSSSPVDGQVIATVTCSSHNDYKDICAQAKKAYAIWRLVPAPQRGEVIRLFGDKLRSLKPTLGKLVSYEMGKSLQEGMGEVQEMIDICDFAVGLSRQLYGSTIHSERPSHRMYDQYHPLGVVGVISAFNFPVAVWAWNTALALVCGDVVIWKPSEKTPLCAIACQQILAGILKQKELPEGISNLIIGDKTAGEWLVNDTNIPLISATGSTAMGKTVAQHVAARLGRSILELGGNNAIIITPDADLKMTTIGAVFGAVGTAGQRCTSTRRLIIHESVYEQVKASLIKAYAQLQIGDPLLPENHVGPLIDQKAVAHYLDALSEIEKQGGKLIVTGGLLTGKGFESGCYVKPAIAEVENHYDIVQQETFAPILYLIKYQGDVMEAITIQNDVKQGLSSAIMTNNLREAELFLSAQGSDCGIANINIGTSGAEIGGAFGGEKETGGGRESGSDAWKAYMRRQTNTINYSTELPLAQGITFNL, from the coding sequence ATGATAAAACAAGAATTAAAAGAATTGGGCATTCTAGCGACCAATTTAGGTTCTTCTACGGGACAAAATTGGTTTGCAACTGGTGCGGATATTACTTCCAGTTCTCCCGTTGATGGTCAGGTAATTGCTACAGTGACTTGCTCTTCCCATAATGATTATAAAGATATCTGCGCTCAGGCGAAAAAAGCATATGCGATCTGGCGACTTGTTCCTGCTCCGCAAAGAGGTGAAGTGATTCGGTTATTCGGGGATAAATTAAGGTCATTAAAACCTACGCTCGGAAAGCTTGTTTCTTATGAAATGGGAAAATCACTACAGGAAGGCATGGGCGAGGTGCAAGAAATGATTGATATCTGTGATTTTGCAGTTGGTTTATCCCGTCAGCTTTATGGTTCAACCATTCATTCGGAACGTCCCTCCCATCGTATGTACGATCAATATCATCCTTTAGGTGTTGTTGGTGTTATTTCTGCATTCAACTTTCCTGTGGCTGTTTGGGCATGGAATACAGCACTAGCATTGGTATGTGGGGATGTCGTAATCTGGAAACCGAGTGAAAAAACTCCTTTATGTGCCATAGCTTGTCAACAGATTTTGGCGGGTATATTAAAACAGAAAGAATTACCAGAAGGCATCTCTAATTTGATAATTGGAGATAAGACTGCGGGTGAATGGTTAGTAAATGATACTAATATTCCTTTAATATCTGCTACAGGCTCAACTGCAATGGGAAAAACAGTAGCACAACATGTTGCTGCTCGCCTTGGCAGGTCTATTTTAGAACTTGGCGGAAATAATGCGATCATTATTACACCGGATGCGGACTTGAAGATGACGACGATTGGTGCTGTATTTGGCGCTGTAGGTACGGCCGGTCAGCGCTGTACTTCAACGCGTAGATTAATCATTCATGAAAGTGTGTATGAACAAGTCAAAGCATCATTGATAAAAGCATATGCTCAACTACAGATCGGAGATCCTCTACTTCCAGAAAATCATGTAGGTCCACTGATCGATCAAAAGGCAGTCGCACATTATTTAGATGCCCTATCTGAAATTGAGAAACAAGGGGGTAAGCTGATTGTCACCGGTGGTTTACTCACTGGAAAGGGATTTGAAAGCGGTTGTTACGTAAAACCTGCGATTGCTGAAGTGGAAAACCATTATGATATAGTTCAACAGGAGACTTTTGCTCCAATTCTTTATTTAATAAAATATCAAGGTGATGTCATGGAAGCAATCACTATCCAAAATGATGTGAAACAAGGGCTGTCTTCGGCTATTATGACGAATAATCTGCGCGAGGCGGAATTATTCCTCAGTGCACAAGGATCAGATTGTGGAATTGCTAATATCAACATCGGAACATCGGGGGCAGAGATCGGTGGTGCTTTTGGAGGTGAAAAAGAAACTGGTGGTGGACGCGAATCTGGTTCGGATGCCTGGAAAGCCTACATGCGGAGACAAACCAATACCATTAATTACAGCACCGAACTTCCTTTGGCACAAGGAATAACCTTTAACCTTTAA
- a CDS encoding type IA DNA topoisomerase, producing the protein MKVVIAEKPSVARDLARVMGAKETNDGYISGNGYAFTYAFGHLVQLCTPQAYGFHNWSIANLPIIPTEFKLESKKLKRDGKQIDDAGALKQLNTIKYLLDKAEEVIVATDAGREGELIFRNIYYYLGAKVPFKRLWISSQTDKAIKEGFANLKEGTEYDSLYMSARSRSESDWLIGINATQAITLAAGNRGLLSLGRVQTPTLAMICSRYLENKDFKPQTFYKIQAGFEKENIKFKATSEKIDKKDVAEEAIAKITIGSEATVTKVEAKETKEQPPLLFDLTSLQQDANKKYGYSADQTLNIAQTLYEKKVITYPRTGSRYIGEDVFEQIEALFQHLADTAEEGIATISRNLIGAKLNKRSVDEKKVTDHHALLVTDEKPGALLQEQRNIYNMIAKRMVESFSDVCLKDITTVVINAGGVELIAKGTVIKQYGWRLSADQVELPDEDKNTEDHDNENAQLPKLTAEELLEILSLELSERFTKAKPIHTEASLLKAMETSGKEIDDDEMRQAMKDCGLGTPATRAATIETLFQRDYIKRDKKKLIPTDKGLTVYNLVKDRSIAKVTLTGKWEQKLEEMRANKVSYEVFMKHIKDYTERITKELLQLRISIAHEEIKPLQKGKIKCPKCAAGQIQLFDKVAQCDHYARGCDFKIWRTLNGIMLEEKEMKNLLEKGKTSTLKGVKTKEGNTVDAVLTFENFKVGVA; encoded by the coding sequence ATGAAAGTCGTTATTGCCGAAAAACCATCCGTTGCACGAGATTTGGCCCGAGTTATGGGTGCAAAAGAAACCAATGATGGTTACATTTCAGGAAATGGATATGCTTTCACCTATGCTTTTGGGCATTTGGTTCAACTGTGTACACCACAAGCGTACGGATTTCATAATTGGTCAATCGCAAATTTGCCCATTATTCCCACAGAATTTAAACTGGAATCAAAAAAGTTAAAGCGTGATGGCAAGCAAATTGATGATGCTGGTGCACTAAAGCAATTGAATACGATTAAGTATTTGTTAGATAAAGCAGAAGAAGTAATCGTCGCAACCGATGCTGGGCGAGAAGGAGAATTGATCTTTCGAAACATTTACTACTACCTGGGAGCAAAAGTTCCTTTTAAACGCTTGTGGATATCCTCGCAAACGGACAAAGCAATTAAAGAAGGATTTGCAAATCTCAAAGAAGGAACAGAATACGACAGTTTATATATGTCAGCGCGTTCCCGTTCTGAATCCGATTGGCTTATTGGAATCAATGCAACACAGGCTATCACCTTGGCCGCTGGTAATAGAGGTTTATTATCACTTGGTCGAGTACAGACTCCTACATTGGCCATGATTTGTTCTCGATATTTAGAAAACAAAGATTTCAAACCCCAGACTTTCTATAAAATTCAGGCCGGTTTTGAAAAAGAGAATATCAAATTCAAAGCTACTTCCGAAAAAATAGATAAAAAGGATGTTGCAGAAGAAGCTATTGCTAAGATTACCATTGGCTCGGAGGCCACAGTAACTAAAGTTGAAGCAAAAGAAACGAAAGAACAACCGCCATTATTATTTGATTTGACTTCCCTACAGCAGGATGCCAATAAGAAATACGGATATTCTGCCGATCAGACCTTAAATATAGCACAGACACTTTATGAGAAAAAAGTCATCACCTATCCCCGTACAGGTTCTCGTTATATTGGAGAAGATGTATTCGAACAGATTGAAGCATTATTTCAACATTTAGCCGATACAGCAGAAGAAGGTATAGCGACGATTTCACGTAATCTAATCGGAGCAAAACTCAATAAAAGATCTGTAGACGAGAAGAAGGTAACCGATCACCACGCACTGTTAGTGACAGATGAAAAGCCGGGAGCTTTGCTTCAGGAGCAGCGCAATATCTACAATATGATTGCTAAACGTATGGTAGAAAGTTTTTCCGATGTCTGTTTAAAAGATATTACCACGGTTGTGATCAATGCAGGAGGTGTCGAATTAATTGCAAAAGGAACAGTTATCAAGCAGTATGGGTGGCGCCTATCAGCAGATCAAGTTGAACTACCTGATGAAGATAAAAATACCGAAGATCATGATAATGAAAATGCCCAATTACCTAAATTGACAGCAGAAGAGTTATTGGAAATCTTATCGTTAGAACTATCCGAAAGATTTACCAAGGCAAAGCCGATACACACTGAAGCATCATTGTTAAAAGCAATGGAAACTTCGGGAAAAGAAATCGATGACGATGAAATGCGCCAGGCTATGAAAGACTGTGGATTGGGAACTCCAGCTACGCGGGCAGCAACTATTGAAACGCTGTTTCAAAGAGATTATATTAAGCGCGATAAAAAGAAACTCATTCCCACAGATAAAGGGTTGACCGTCTATAACCTGGTCAAAGACCGCTCCATAGCCAAAGTAACGCTAACGGGTAAATGGGAACAGAAACTGGAAGAAATGCGGGCCAATAAAGTTTCGTATGAGGTCTTTATGAAGCATATCAAAGACTACACCGAACGCATTACAAAAGAACTGTTGCAATTAAGAATTTCTATTGCCCATGAAGAAATCAAACCGTTGCAGAAAGGAAAGATAAAATGTCCAAAATGTGCAGCAGGGCAAATTCAGTTATTTGACAAAGTCGCACAATGTGACCATTATGCAAGAGGGTGTGATTTCAAAATATGGCGCACCTTGAATGGCATTATGCTGGAAGAAAAAGAGATGAAAAACCTGCTTGAAAAAGGAAAGACATCAACTTTAAAAGGTGTGAAGACAAAAGAGGGAAATACAGTAGATGCTGTCTTGACATTTGAAAATTTTAAAGTAGGAGTAGCGTAA
- a CDS encoding glycosyltransferase family 4 protein: protein MMIRVAFFAEIMIPDFDGASRTIFQLVDRIDKKRFEFLFIYGTGPDQVQDFESLKIPSLSIPIQQNYSMAIPALADQRLKKKLQDFNPDIIHIATPSLLGFYGQRYALKNQIPVISIYHTHFVSYIDYYLKHFTFLVGPTKKRIIQTQNKFYNNCDKIYIPTNSIVCELTKMGINPSLMQIWKRGIDNSLFSPDKKDHNWLQEITGNRHPTILFASRLVWEKNLKTLIAIYSLLKQQNILFNFIVAGDGSAMDSCRQQMPEAIFLGKLNHHDLAKLYASSTLFVFPSHSETYGNVVIEAMASALPCIIADGGGSADLITESVTGFKCKPQDAAAFVNRIIYLLQDNRLRKEIGHAGLQFSKSIDWSSLANTYFEDLEQMNRTANDSIIKFQVG from the coding sequence ATGATGATAAGAGTTGCTTTTTTTGCGGAGATAATGATTCCTGACTTTGACGGAGCTTCACGAACAATTTTTCAACTTGTCGACCGCATCGATAAAAAACGGTTTGAATTTTTGTTCATATATGGAACAGGGCCAGATCAAGTACAAGATTTCGAGTCCTTGAAAATTCCATCTTTAAGCATTCCGATACAACAGAACTATAGTATGGCGATTCCAGCGCTAGCAGATCAACGCTTAAAAAAGAAACTCCAGGATTTTAATCCCGATATTATTCATATTGCTACACCTTCTCTTTTAGGTTTCTACGGGCAGCGATATGCATTAAAAAATCAAATACCGGTCATCAGCATCTACCATACACACTTTGTCAGCTATATTGACTACTATCTCAAGCATTTTACTTTTTTGGTTGGCCCTACAAAGAAAAGAATTATCCAGACACAGAATAAATTCTATAATAACTGTGATAAAATCTATATTCCAACAAATAGCATCGTTTGCGAACTTACAAAAATGGGCATTAACCCAAGCTTGATGCAGATCTGGAAACGTGGAATTGACAACAGTCTATTTTCTCCAGACAAAAAAGATCACAATTGGCTACAAGAAATAACAGGAAACAGGCATCCGACGATATTATTTGCCAGTAGGCTGGTTTGGGAGAAGAATTTAAAAACCCTGATCGCGATCTACAGCTTATTAAAGCAACAGAACATTCTTTTCAATTTTATAGTCGCTGGAGACGGTTCTGCAATGGACTCTTGTCGACAGCAGATGCCTGAAGCTATCTTTCTAGGCAAATTGAATCATCATGACCTTGCCAAGTTGTATGCTTCTTCAACCTTATTTGTCTTTCCTTCACATTCCGAGACTTATGGTAATGTCGTTATTGAAGCCATGGCATCAGCGTTACCTTGCATTATTGCAGATGGCGGAGGTTCTGCAGATTTAATAACCGAAAGTGTAACAGGTTTTAAATGTAAACCGCAGGATGCGGCAGCTTTTGTTAATCGCATTATATACTTACTACAGGATAATAGATTAAGAAAGGAGATTGGACATGCGGGATTACAATTCAGCAAATCAATAGACTGGAGTTCTTTAGCTAACACCTATTTTGAAGACTTAGAACAAATGAACAGAACCGCTAATGATTCAATCATTAAATTTCAGGTTGGTTAA
- a CDS encoding acyl-CoA dehydrogenase family protein: MTDMNSTCDYFNIDALLSDENKLIRQSIRDFVTTEIKPVIDHAAQHHEDIPNLMLKLGALGALGPYIPVEYGGAGLDHIAYGIIMQELEAGDSAIRSAASVQSSLVMYPIFTFGSEEQKKQYLPKLASGEYIGSFGLTEPNHGSDPAAMETRLLKKDGQYILNGAKMWITNAPICDIAIVWARDEQDKIRGCIVERGMDGFSTPETLNKWSLRASKTGELIFQNVAIPAENILPEVNSLRGPFSCLNSARYGISWGAIGAAIDCYQTAVKYALEREQFGKPIASYQLQQKKLAEFLTEITKAQLLSWRLGVLKNEGKATPAQISMAKRNNVHMALEIARESRQILGAMGIVGDFPMMRHMMNLESVITYEGTHDIHLLITGNDITGISAF; encoded by the coding sequence ATGACAGATATGAATTCAACATGTGATTATTTTAATATAGATGCGCTATTGTCTGATGAAAATAAGCTCATCCGACAATCCATTCGTGATTTTGTCACTACGGAAATAAAGCCAGTTATAGACCATGCCGCTCAACATCATGAGGATATTCCCAATCTGATGTTAAAATTAGGAGCTCTTGGAGCTTTGGGGCCTTATATACCAGTAGAATATGGTGGTGCAGGATTAGATCATATCGCTTATGGTATTATTATGCAAGAGCTAGAAGCAGGAGACTCCGCCATCCGGTCAGCAGCTTCCGTACAGTCATCATTAGTCATGTATCCCATTTTTACATTTGGAAGTGAAGAACAAAAAAAACAATACCTTCCCAAGCTGGCCTCAGGAGAATATATCGGTAGTTTCGGTTTAACAGAACCGAACCATGGTTCAGACCCAGCAGCCATGGAAACCCGTTTGTTAAAAAAAGACGGCCAATATATCCTTAATGGAGCAAAGATGTGGATTACCAATGCCCCGATATGTGATATAGCAATAGTGTGGGCAAGGGATGAACAAGATAAAATAAGAGGATGCATAGTAGAACGAGGTATGGATGGCTTCTCCACTCCTGAAACACTAAACAAATGGTCACTACGCGCTTCCAAAACCGGAGAGCTGATCTTTCAAAACGTAGCAATTCCCGCAGAAAATATTCTTCCAGAAGTAAATTCGCTCCGTGGACCTTTTTCATGCTTGAACTCCGCGCGGTACGGCATATCTTGGGGAGCAATCGGAGCTGCAATAGACTGTTACCAAACGGCAGTCAAATATGCGTTAGAACGAGAACAGTTCGGAAAACCGATCGCATCCTATCAATTACAACAAAAGAAATTAGCAGAATTCCTCACAGAAATTACAAAAGCTCAATTATTGTCGTGGCGCTTAGGCGTACTGAAAAATGAAGGAAAAGCAACCCCAGCACAGATTTCAATGGCAAAACGTAATAATGTACACATGGCATTAGAAATCGCTAGAGAATCAAGACAGATATTAGGGGCCATGGGAATTGTAGGAGATTTTCCGATGATGCGTCACATGATGAACTTAGAATCTGTGATAACCTACGAAGGTACCCATGATATTCACCTGTTGATAACAGGTAACGATATTACAGGAATTAGTGCCTTTTAA
- the lat gene encoding L-lysine 6-transaminase — MSTVHEILSKHLLADGFPIVMDIEKSHGSYLVDQNGDAYLDLFSMFASVAIGYNHPYLLKHQDFLGKMAINKPALSDIYPKEFADFMQVFERVALPKELQYCFFIAGGTLAVENTLKAAFDWKTRLNFASGIEKEASQVIHFKEAFHGRSGYTLSLTNTKDPRKHMYFPKFNWPRISNPKLTFPITEIVLKAVIEKEKTAIREIRNALDNHPNDIACIIIEPIQAEGGDNHFRKEFLQALRDICDEHDILLIFDEVQTGIGLTGTMWAYQTIGVVPDLIAFGKKTQVCGLLANKAKFDRVEKHVFKESSRINSTFGGDFTDMMRFKLILEVIEQEKLIEQIPKKGEHFIQKLEALASKHGQISNIRGKGLFIAFDFPNEQERDKFIKDAFAKKLILLGCGERTIRFRPHLNIQMNEINEAFTIMEGIL; from the coding sequence ATGAGTACAGTTCACGAAATATTATCTAAACATTTGCTCGCAGATGGTTTTCCAATTGTGATGGATATAGAAAAATCACATGGCTCTTATCTAGTCGATCAAAATGGAGATGCTTATCTGGATTTATTCAGCATGTTTGCATCTGTTGCTATCGGTTATAACCATCCCTATCTCCTAAAGCATCAAGATTTTTTAGGTAAAATGGCGATTAACAAACCTGCTTTATCGGATATTTACCCCAAAGAATTTGCTGATTTTATGCAAGTCTTCGAACGCGTAGCGCTACCAAAGGAACTGCAGTATTGTTTTTTTATTGCAGGAGGAACTTTAGCCGTGGAAAACACTTTAAAAGCTGCTTTTGACTGGAAGACACGTTTAAATTTTGCTTCAGGAATTGAAAAGGAAGCTTCTCAGGTCATTCATTTCAAAGAGGCATTTCATGGGAGATCTGGTTATACACTTTCGTTGACCAATACGAAGGATCCTAGAAAACACATGTATTTCCCTAAATTTAACTGGCCGCGCATCAGCAATCCAAAACTAACATTCCCGATCACGGAAATTGTTTTAAAGGCAGTTATTGAAAAGGAAAAAACAGCCATTCGAGAAATCAGAAATGCACTTGACAATCATCCGAATGATATCGCCTGTATTATTATAGAACCAATTCAGGCAGAAGGGGGAGACAATCATTTCAGAAAAGAATTTCTACAGGCTCTGCGCGATATCTGTGATGAGCATGATATTTTATTGATTTTTGATGAGGTACAAACTGGAATTGGTTTAACAGGAACGATGTGGGCTTATCAAACGATTGGAGTTGTTCCCGATTTAATCGCATTTGGAAAGAAGACTCAGGTCTGTGGTTTGCTTGCCAACAAAGCAAAGTTTGACCGCGTAGAAAAACATGTTTTTAAAGAATCATCCCGTATCAATTCGACTTTTGGAGGTGATTTTACCGATATGATGCGCTTTAAACTTATTTTAGAAGTGATAGAGCAGGAAAAATTAATTGAACAGATCCCTAAGAAGGGTGAACATTTTATTCAAAAACTGGAAGCTTTAGCAAGTAAGCATGGACAGATAAGCAATATAAGAGGAAAAGGATTGTTTATCGCTTTTGATTTTCCCAATGAGCAGGAAAGAGACAAGTTTATTAAGGACGCTTTTGCAAAGAAACTGATTTTACTGGGTTGTGGAGAAAGGACGATTCGTTTTAGACCGCATCTGAATATTCAGATGAACGAAATCAATGAAGCATTTACGATCATGGAAGGGATCTTATAG
- a CDS encoding lysylphosphatidylglycerol synthase domain-containing protein, which produces MRKKIFKITISLVVLSSLLVFISHIDLKAVLKEVTNIGWNLLWIIVITGLAYVLATAGWQNCFIEKPKRTSLWQLFCIRHIGETIGLFNPTSIIGGDYIKTVLLKPTGTSEQEILNSVFISRFLTIITQFSLFGISGFWFLMSSFNQNIPKQLIAVLWILVITFFCIPLIIFIILKKSKELQVASTLSWKTLRKLSIRIQTILNAVLTFHQNQPCKCYRAYFYFFLHWTVGALELFLILYFSGITIPIILSQFMDMGIIIIKSFGAFIPAQIGVEEFGNKILLTSAGIYTVQIWLIIALIRRSRQVFWIAFGFLAYFGIKKGGILS; this is translated from the coding sequence ATGCGTAAAAAAATTTTCAAAATTACAATTAGTCTTGTCGTACTCTCTTCATTGCTTGTCTTTATCAGTCACATTGATCTTAAGGCAGTATTAAAAGAAGTTACTAACATAGGGTGGAATCTCCTCTGGATTATAGTCATTACGGGTTTAGCCTATGTATTGGCTACAGCGGGATGGCAAAATTGCTTCATCGAAAAACCGAAACGGACTTCCTTATGGCAGCTATTCTGCATCCGACATATCGGGGAAACAATAGGACTATTCAATCCCACTAGCATAATTGGGGGCGATTATATAAAAACAGTCTTGCTGAAACCGACGGGTACATCTGAACAAGAAATTTTAAATTCAGTTTTCATATCGCGTTTTTTGACCATTATCACGCAATTTTCATTATTTGGAATTTCTGGTTTTTGGTTTTTAATGAGCTCTTTTAATCAAAATATTCCTAAACAGCTGATAGCGGTACTGTGGATATTAGTGATTACATTTTTTTGTATTCCACTGATTATTTTTATTATTCTCAAGAAATCCAAAGAACTACAAGTGGCTTCTACGCTATCCTGGAAAACACTCCGAAAACTAAGTATACGTATTCAGACGATCCTAAATGCGGTACTAACTTTTCATCAAAATCAGCCGTGCAAATGTTATCGTGCATATTTTTATTTTTTCTTACACTGGACTGTTGGTGCTTTGGAGCTTTTCCTCATCCTATACTTTTCAGGTATTACGATTCCGATTATCCTGAGTCAATTTATGGACATGGGTATAATTATAATCAAAAGCTTTGGCGCTTTTATTCCTGCTCAAATTGGGGTGGAGGAATTCGGGAATAAAATTTTACTGACCAGTGCTGGTATCTATACGGTTCAAATCTGGTTGATCATCGCTTTAATAAGACGTTCTAGACAAGTTTTTTGGATTGCATTTGGTTTTTTAGCTTATTTCGGAATTAAAAAAGGGGGGATACTATCCTAA